The following DNA comes from Pongo pygmaeus isolate AG05252 chromosome 9, NHGRI_mPonPyg2-v2.0_pri, whole genome shotgun sequence.
GCTAGCTCAGAAAAACTCTTTATTAGTATATGTATAAGAAGTCAGTATATGGTCAAGCaattacaataaataataatatatttttaaaggttacTAAAAATGCTAACAGGAAAATCTTTGAAAACATAATAAAGTCTCAACATACATAATACAGCTAAATAATTtggagatgaaataaaaagttaaatatcattaatgaaattattaagcatatgtaaaagaaagatatgtaagtattttctgaaataagaatggaaattttaagagtaaaattttctgaaaattttaaagaataatatagATTTTTATGACTACATAAATATTGTGATACTTCCCTATCTAACAAATCCTACCATGTAACtaaattaaaaaactgaaaaaaattaccaCATACATAAGTGTTAAATTACTTGTGACTTTCATCTGTAAAGATCTGTACAACatcattataaaaaacaaaataatgtaaattaaaacatctattttatttccttgaagtatttaataaattagcAAAGATAAGACAGAATTACTggcaactcaggaggctaaggtgggagggtcacttgaagccaggagttggagaccagcctgggcaacatagcaagaccctatcctaaaaaattttcttttttaattaaaaaaataaatgattaccCATTTTCAAAACCATGCcaataaaataattgaagacaaaaaaaaaaaaaagaaataacatagtAAGGCAGGCATTCTCACATAACGCTAGCCAGAAAACAAAGTGTTTCTAACTTTCTGAAAACCAATTTGGCTGTTtgtaataagaattttaaatagagTCTTGATCTTTATCACAGTAATTTCACTTTTAGAAATTTGATTTAAGATAAAATTAGACCCTCATATAAGAATATTTGGAGGAGTAAAACTAAATGTCAGCAAATGCCTACATATATGCTAGAGAACTCATGTGATCAAATATTATATAGTCATTAAAATGAAGTttttcctagacacatacaacctaccaagactgaaacATTTAACAAAGAACTAATGCAGATCTTTCTCgaaatctttcaaaaaaattaaaaggcgaGTATACTTCCCAgctcattttacaaggccagtattaccctgataccaacaCCAGAGAAGaacaatacaagaaaagaaaattacaggccaatatctctgataagcATAGATGCAAGACTCCTCAACCAAATACcagcaaacaaaattcaacagcctattaaaaggatcattcaccatgatcaactgggatTTATCCCAGTGATGCAAGGATGgcttaatatatgcaaataaataatataatacacCACATTTATAGGATAGAGGACAAAAACTGTATGATCATCTTGATATATGCAGAgaagacattttataaaattcaacatcttttcatgagaaaaactcaacaaattaCATATTGAAAGAATGTACCTCAACATGATAAAGGCCATCTATTACAAGCCCACATCTGACATCATACTTagtggagaaaagttgaaagctttcctCCAGTATCAGGAAAAAGACAAGCATGCCCACTCTTGCCatttgtattcaacatagtactggaagtcctggccagggcaatcaggcaaaagaaagaaataggcattcaaattggaaagaaaaaagtaaattttctctATTTGTAAATGCTCTTTTATATAAAAAACCCAAATTActaaaaaaactgttagaactaaaaaattcagtaaggttgcaagatacaaaatcaatgtataaaaagcaCTTGCATTTCTATAGACTAAAaatgaactatctgaaaaggaaattaaggaaaTGATCCCATCCGCAATAGCCAcaacataaaataagaaattaattaaagataaaataaatgataaaaaaagattaaatatagccacaaaataaaataataaaacaaattaaaatacttaaaaataaatttaaccaaggatgtgaaagatttgtacactgaaactataaaacattgatgaaagaaattgaaggagatacagaaaatggaaatatatcccatgttcataaattggaaaaattaatattgttaaaatatccatactaccaaaagcaatctatagattcaattcaATCCTTACAAAAATTTCAATGACattctataaagaaatataaaatacaattataaaattcatatagaatcacaaaagaccccaacTAACagaagcaatcttgagcaaaaagaacaaagccagaggcatcacattacctgatttcaaaatatgctTGCAAaactacagtaatgaaaacaggaTGATAGCATAAAAACCtacacatacaccaatggaatagaatgaaatagagacCTATAAATCAATCCATACAGCtttggtcaattgatttttgacaaaggtgccaggaAAACATAACGgggaaagagcagtttttttCGTAAGGAGTGTTAGAAAAcgtagatatccacatgcagaaaaatgaaattagaccctatcttacaccacatacaaaaaatcaactcaaaatgggttaaagacttaaatgtaaggcctgaaactgtaaaactactagaataaaatataggagaatagatccatgacattggtctgagcaaagaTTTTTTGAATATGACcccaaaaacacaggcaaaaataggcaaatgggactACATCGAagtaaaatgcttctgcacagcaaaggaggcAATTATGAAAGTGAtaagacaacctatggaatgagagaatatatttgcaaaccatacatttgATAGGAGATTTAAACCTAAATATGTAAgaaactcaatagtaagaaaacagtCTGATTAAAGAATgagcggccgggtgcggtggctcatgcctgtaatcccagcactttgggaggccaaggcgggcagatcacaaggtcaggagatcaagaccatcctggctaacatagtgaaaccccgtctctactaaaaatacaaaaaattagctgcgcgtggtggcgggtgcgtagtcccagctacttgggaggctgaggcaggagaatggcctgaacctgggaggtggagttgcagtgagccaagatcgcagccactgcactccagtctgggcaacagagcgagactctgtctcaaaaaaaaaaaaagaatgagcaaagaaaatcaaagacatttctcaagagaggacataaaaatggccaacaggtatatgaaaaatgttcaacattactaatcatcaggaaaatgcaaatcaaaaccacaatgaggtgtCACTTCccatctgttagaatggctatcatccaaaggacaaaagataacaagtgttggcaaaaatatggagaaaagggcACACTTGAACAATGTGGGTGAGATTGTAAATTGGTACAGACATTAGggaaagcagtatggaggttccttaaaaaaataaaaatagaactaccatatgatccagcaatcccactactgggtatatatccaaaggatatgAAATCAGCATGTGgaggagatatctgcactctcatgttaaTAGCATCCTTATTCTCAATAGCCAAgctatgaaatcaacctaagtgtccatcaactgatgaatgaataaagaaaatgtcgtatatatgtgtgtgtatatatatatatacacacacacacacattggaataccatttagcttttaaaaaaaaggaaatgctatagtttgtgacaacatagatgaacttgGTGGATATTATGTCAAGTAAAGCAAGTGAAACTCAGAAGGAAATATACTACATGTTCTCttcatatgtggaatctgaaagaGTTGAACTCACAaaagcagagagtacaatggtggttaccaggggacAGTAGAGGTGCAGGACATTGGGAAGATGTTGTCAtgggatacaaaatttcagttctaCAGGAAGAGTAAGtttaagagatctattgtacaacatagtAACTACAGTTAGTAGCCatgtattatattcttgaaatTGTTGACAGTATATTTTAGTGTTCTTAccacacaaaaaagataaatgtatgAGGCAATGCcaatgttaattagctcaatttatcCATTCTACAACATATACCTATTTCAAAGCGTTATgtggtacacaataaatatatacaatttttacttttcaactaaaaatttttaaaggaacctATTACAAAAATGAGAGGAATTTAGAGAAATagtatgaaagaaaaagaaaacctagggatTATTTTTTGAACTGAGAAGTCATGATCATCTTTGAAAGCTAAACCAAAGGATTGAGAGAGGGATTAGgatacaagaaaaatacataaatgaaggAGTAAAGGCAGAGAGAATAGGGAATGAAGATGTAAAAGGAGGAATCTCAGTAATAATTGGAGAAGCCAACCCTAAAGTGGAGAAGGAGAACTTACTCCTCTGAAATAAAAGGCTAAGGAGTAAAAATAGTTCCTATATAAGACAATGAAAAGGTGTAAGAAAGTTTTCATCTGAGAAACTTAATCATCTGTGATCTTTACTTTTACCTATGAAATAGAAACAAAGGTTGAATGTCAGGTATGTAGGGACTAACTGATTATTACCATAAACTCGGCTTCCAGAATGCAAGCTAGGACCTTGATAATATCCTCACCTTCCCATAAGGTCATGTAACAGTGAGAGAAATCTAATGTAGCTGACTCCATCTTACTTCTGACCTCACAAGCTAACTGCCTTTGCTCATTCCTACTGTGGACcaagccaatcacaaaaagaaTTTAGATTATATTTTAACTTTAGAACTAATGACTGTCTCACTTTTGAAACAGACCCCCAAGGAGGTAAGGAAGTATGCATACAAGTAACAATGATTAAAGATTTATAGAAACAAGGTGGACTTGACAAGTAGTTGACCATGAACAAAGAAGTTTTGCAACCTTCTCAGACCCTTGCTGATGCCCAGACATCTGTGGTCACCGGTCACCTCCTGGTCTTAGCCCCATCCCTTTTCCCCCTCCCTGTAACATAAAAGGAGCCTAAAAATTAATCAACTTTAGATAGTTCTTTAGGATGTTAGTCCACCATCTTCTCAGTTtgctggctttctgaaataaagtTGTCTTCCTTGCCCCAACACCTTGTCTCTCCACTTATTGGCTGTCATGTGGCAAGTAGTAGAAGATTTGGACTCAACCACAGTTAGCAGTCCAGCTCTCTGCCTCCTTTCACTATAATTATtaacccaaatttcatgtccatcattctctttcttcatttgtatGTAGTTTTAttgaatgtatacatatttacacGAAGTTTATTTTCACTTAAGTTCCTAACGCTGTAAAAGAAGTACCACGATATATAATCCTAAGATGTCTCTTGTTTCCCTTAATATTAGTTTCCTgagttgctttttttgttgtatgCTCTGGTTCCTTTGTTTAGATTCCTACATAATAACCCTAttgcactgttgatgggcatatctattccactgttgatgggcataaAGGtcgtttctaatttttattgtactgtgaataatgctgctcttatattttacatgtttaaaaCCGTCTTTTGAGTACattccttttataattaaaaaacaaaaagatttttataTTAGTTCTTCTGTTGCActtctgaaataattttgattatattttttgtataaacagaaagtggaatcttatttttatctttttttcagtTCAAAGAGAAAAGATACGATAACTGCAGCAGAAATTTTCAGCATTTCCTGGTGAAATGGGTGATTAAAGAGACACTAAAGAATGAGGAAGATTAAGCAAAGAATTGGGTGAGAGATGGGAAAGCCTGAACTAAAAGCAGAAGTGAGTACAAGCAGGTGCTGTGTCGTCATCCCAAAGCTCTGAGTAGCTCAGCTGACTGATCACAGAATATGTAGGCTCATGAACAAATGTGCACACACAAGAGAGAGtagaaaggagaaacaaagaactgaaaaataaattagtgcTGGATCCTCATTAAAGCTCAATGAAGGAAGACTTGATATTAACAGAAGCATAGTTAACTCCCTCTAGTTGGTAATAGCCCAGGCTAGTGGCACAAAGAGGGATATGTGAGTGGCAGCATCTATAGAACCCATGAGACATACTTTATATTTTGGACAGAGGGCTGGACAGGGAGGTGTTGCTTCTCAAATCAATTACTGACACTATCTATTTGGTCAGAAACAAACTCTGTCTGGTTTTCCAGTCAGTGATTTCTAGGTTAAAATTATAGTTTTGGTTTTGTAAGGCAGGAGAAAGATCTTCGACTCCAATGAGTGGTGAGACACAGCAAGCCCTTGGGGGGCAGAACAAGGCCTCAAGGTTCAGAGCTCATTTGGTGGTAAAGTTTGAAGAAATGGAAGGCCAGGAGACATACCCAGGGGGATTCATTAAAATCCCATTTCCTGGAGCAATATTTTCAGGGGAGGTCATGTCAGCTGAGAGGGTGAGACTGTGAACCCTCCCCCCAGGACAGGCCTCACTGTTGGCGCAGAGACGGTGAGGCTGGGAATTGGTGGGTCTCTTTTAAGCAGCTCTTCTTATACCTCTTTTCCCACATTCCTGCTGTGCTCCTCTTTTACCATGAAACACAGCATGAGGGGAATATATGAAATCTGACGACCTGGACTTAAGAACTCAGCTAGAACCATTCCAAACCAGTAAGAACTTTCTCGCAAGGACAGTGGATGAGTGAACTTTGGAGGAGATTCAGCTCCTCACTTCTGCAGGATCCTGCCCTAGGTTCTCAGCTGCCTGTCTGCATCTATCTCTACTTCCAGAGAGGACTTGCAGTGCCAGTGACTGGAGGAGCCTTTGACCTCTGATCCCAGAGACAGCCATACACACACCTACATTCATCCTGGCCAGAAGAagcaacttttctttctttggtttcttgAACCTCTTTACCTGGAAGCTACGCCCCTTCCCATATGAGGTAAGGGCTCTGTCTCTGTTTCAAGGCAATATGGGAAGTCTGGAAGTCCTTAGAAACAGGGTCAAGACCTTACACTGCTCTCCTTCTCAGATTCTCTAGTTCCTCAAGCTTTATGGTTCACTCATTCCCATCTATATCTTATCAACCTTGTACATGTACCCATCTTGCACATGTGGGAACAATCAAAATAATTCTGTGCCATTGGCCAGCCATGGGTTCCTAGAATTCCTGATGATGGCCTCCTGGTAAAAGTCTCAGTACTTAACTTTGTTACATCTAGATTTTCCTGGCCTTCAGTAGTTTGATGTGAGTCCCCAAATGAATAGTACCTCAAAGGAGGACTATCTAAATTATGCTGAAGTGCCTTTCCCCTGCAGGACTGCTTGGCACTAAGTCCAGTGCCACACAAAAAGCCAACTgaagtaaatacaaaaaataaatatactgagcagagatgaaaaagaaaaacttataaAATATACTTCCAAAAATTTAGCTCTACCTTGTTAATTGACTGACCATTTTCCATAAACTATAACAGTGCCTCTCTTAATATCAGCCTCTGCTGACTTCTCTTGGTTTGAAATACCCGCAACCACCAGCAGTTTTCCAGAATGAAGCTCTTCCTCTGTAGGCCCAGTGTGTGTTCTCGGGCCTTTCCCTTTAGATGACCCCAGAGAGGAGAACTCAGTAAATGGAAAGAAGGGAAAACAATAGTCATGTATCAGAGGGAGGAGGTACGTATGTAGCATCCTGAGTCCTGGTTACACCACCTTACCCAAGCcctgatttttcttctctttgaaatcCTGTCCAAACATCTGGTGCAGGAAGCTAGAAGAATGTTCCCAGCtaattattttcctccttttatttcCCTGTCCATTCACCTTGttattcaagaaaaacaaaaacaattcaaatgtaaTATTTAGCAGAAATAGTGCTTAGAATTGACTTTGGACTTGTCTTTTGTTGTCAACAGACAAATAAGGTTTTCCAGTCAGTGGGTCAGTGATTCCTAGGTCAAAATTACAATTTTGGTTTTGTAAGGCAGGAGAAAGATCTTAGACTCCAATAAGTGGTGAAACACAGTTTTATAGAGGGTATTTTTCTGGGAGTTTCTTGCCCAGACGTCACTGGGCAAAAGTGCAGGGAGGACATTCCTGTACTATATTTTAATGTTCTGACTTTCACAATGCTATCcctcacttttttttaattatatcctgttgtttttttatttagcCAGCTCCTATTTATCCTTAGCCTGTAGTTTGTATATCACTTCCTTGGTGAATCCTTTCCTGAAACAGCACTTATGTGTTCTCCTAGTGTATTTTCTTTCGTGTATCATTGGATGTATATAGGTGTTTGTGTGATCGATTTTTCACATCTACACAGTTGCCCAAGTATAGTGCCTGAGATATCATAGGTCCttagtatatatttattgaatgaatgaaaggagcAGGATCAGATGTGCCTTCCAATGTCAGGTTTTTATATGACCTTACCACTTAAAGGTTCTGACTCTGAGTTGACCAGGATAGTGACAAAAATGGATACTTGGAGAAGTAGGTGCAGATTATGGAAGGGAAAGATGAATAATTTGATCAAGAATTATTTGTCTCTTCCAAAAGGCCTCCTAAGTCTTCCATCCAACTGTGAAAAAACTGCATTCACAAAAATCAAGCCAAGTGAACACTGTCCCACATGGACCTCACACTCCACTCCTCCTCCTCAACCCCTAGCAGCAGAACTATCATATGGATTCAGGGTTCAGCAGAACCACCACTTTCCTTGTATTCCTAAGATTTGTGGGGAGAAATCTTCTTCTCACCTTGCTTGTGTTGCTGTGGCTCACAGGTAATGCTGTTGCTTTGGGCCGTTTCTACAATGTCTCCTCCTTTGTAGCTCACCCCTTGTATCATGTGCCCTAAACACAAACACCTGCCATGCCGCCACAAATCTCATGTATTGCCTTTATTCCTGCCTGTTTCTGAGAAAACATCTTATCATTATCTTGGCAAACACCTTTTGTACTCTTCCTCTAGATTTACCTCTAGAATCGATACCTCCATGACTGTTAAATCCAGCCCAGAATTCTCTTTCCCTCCAGCAGAGCAGCACTTGAAGAGTCCAGGTGATCAAGCAGCCCAAGAGCCCAGAGATTCTCCTATTGAGGAAGGTAATCAACAACAATGACACGGTTTAAGTGAGAAGACAGCAAAGaggttttttataaataaaactttaaaaactgaattgGAATTCCAACTACATTTTAAGCAGAAAAGTAGCTAGATCTTAAACCAATCCCCAGTGTATTTGTTCATTGTGAAGAAAGAGATGCTTTCATCTGTCTACAAAGATGTTTGCTTGGGCTTGTTCTTCAGGATACCTTATTTGAAGGGATTTCCAAATGATTACTATTAACAACATGTCAAAATACCTGATACCAGTTTAGCTGATGGTTTATTTCAATAAAAGAATTCAGAAATCAGAGGCATACTAAGAGATGGAGAAGATATCATATTATGGGATTCCTATTGGCCAATGCACAGTGACCTAGAACAATCCAAAGTCAGAGTGAACACCTTTAGAAAAGCTTCCACTGATAATATATTTGGTTCTAGGCAACTAAAAAAACACATCATGGAGCTCCGGAACTCCACCTTGGGAAGCGGCTTCATCTTGGTGGGGATTCTGAATGACAATGGGTCTCCTGAACTGCTCTGTGCTACAATTACAATCCTATACATGTTGGCCCTGACCAGCAATGGCCTGCTGCTCCTGGCCGTCACCATGGAAGCCCGACTCCACATGCCCATGTACCTCCTGCTTGGGCAGCTGTCTCTCATGGACCTCCTGTTCACATCTGTTGTCACTCCCAAGGCCCTTGTGGACTTTCTGCGCAGAGAAAACACTATCTCCTTTGGAGGCTGTGCCCTTCAGATGTTCCTGGCACTGACAATGGGTAGTGCTGAGGACCTCCTACTGGCCTTCATGGCCTATGACAGGTATGTGGCCATTTGTCATCCTCTGAAATACATGACCCTCATGAGCCCAAGAGTCTGCTGGATCATGGTGGCCACATCCTGGATCCTGGCATCCCTGATTGCTATAGGACATACCATTTACACCATGCACCTCCCTTTCTGCATGTCCTGGGAAATCAGGCATCTGCTCTGTGAGATCCCACCCTTGCTGAAGTTGGCCTGTGCTGACACCTCCAGGTATGAGCTTATAATATATGTGACAGGTGTGACTTTCCTCTTGCTCCCCCTTTCTGCCATTGTGGCCTCCTACACACTAGTCCTGTTCACTGTGCTTCATATGCCATCAaatgagggaaggaagaaagcccTTGTCACCTGCTCTTCCCACCTGATTGTGGTAGGGATGTTCTATGGAGCTGCCACATTCATGTATGTCTTGCCCAGTTCCTTCCACAGCCCTAAACAAGACAACATCATCTCTGTTTTCTACACAGTTGTCACTCCAGCCCTGAATCCGCTCATCTACAGCCTGAGGAATAAGGAAGTCATGGGGGCCTTGAGGAGGGTCCTGGGAAAATACATGCTGCTGGCACATTCCACACTCTAGGGAAGGATCATGGCTTGCCTCTCACTATTCCTCCTCCAAATAAAATTCTCTACTCACTCATTCTTCAATACTATACTCTGAGATgatacacacattttttaaattttacttttattttcacctGTGAATCTGGTGCATAC
Coding sequences within:
- the LOC129007600 gene encoding olfactory receptor 2AG2 isoform X2, coding for MHSDLEQSKVRVNTFRKASTDNIFGSRQLKKHIMELRNSTLGSGFILVGILNDNGSPELLCATITILYMLALTSNGLLLLAVTMEARLHMPMYLLLGQLSLMDLLFTSVVTPKALVDFLRRENTISFGGCALQMFLALTMGSAEDLLLAFMAYDRYVAICHPLKYMTLMSPRVCWIMVATSWILASLIAIGHTIYTMHLPFCMSWEIRHLLCEIPPLLKLACADTSRYELIIYVTGVTFLLLPLSAIVASYTLVLFTVLHMPSNEGRKKALVTCSSHLIVVGMFYGAATFMYVLPSSFHSPKQDNIISVFYTVVTPALNPLIYSLRNKEVMGALRRVLGKYMLLAHSTL
- the LOC129007600 gene encoding olfactory receptor 2AG2 isoform X1, which produces MELRNSTLGSGFILVGILNDNGSPELLCATITILYMLALTSNGLLLLAVTMEARLHMPMYLLLGQLSLMDLLFTSVVTPKALVDFLRRENTISFGGCALQMFLALTMGSAEDLLLAFMAYDRYVAICHPLKYMTLMSPRVCWIMVATSWILASLIAIGHTIYTMHLPFCMSWEIRHLLCEIPPLLKLACADTSRYELIIYVTGVTFLLLPLSAIVASYTLVLFTVLHMPSNEGRKKALVTCSSHLIVVGMFYGAATFMYVLPSSFHSPKQDNIISVFYTVVTPALNPLIYSLRNKEVMGALRRVLGKYMLLAHSTL